The Aquincola tertiaricarbonis genomic sequence CACCTCGTTGCGCCGCACGCTGATCCAGCGCACCGGCGACAACACCTCGATGCGCTCCATGCGCCATCGGATCTCGGGCTTCCACAAGATGGACTCGAACACCGACCGCGCCGCCGATGGCGTGATGAAGTCGTAGGAGACGCGCTCCACCTTCATCTCAGGCCGGGTGAAGCAGGCGTAGTCGCCGCGCACGTCAAGGCAGAACTCTGGTCGCATGGTGGGTGGCCTCCGTGGGTGGTGTGGGCTAGAAGAAGAGGGCGAAGCACCAGGGCACTGTCATGGCAAGCGCGACCAGCATCCACAGGGCATAAAAGCGATGGTTCGGTTGGTCTCTCATCAAGCGCAGCTCGCGTAGCAACTTCGTCAGGTCCATGTTCGGCCACCCATCCACTCCAGCGATGAGGCAAGTCTACACAACTTCTATGTAAGACAAGTAGTACCTCTACGATGCTTCCGATAGCACTGGTATGCTGAAGTCCCTTCGGGGTGGATTGAAACTAGGTCAGACCCGGGGTGCCTCATAGGCATGTGGCGCGCACGAATGGCAGCCCCGTTCGTGCGCGCCTTCCCTACACCACATACACCGGATCCCCCGGCGCGCCGTCCACGCGCACGCCGAGCACGCGGTCGTAGAACACGTCGGATTCGGCTTGCACGTAGACGCCGGGCACCGGCTCGCGCACATCGCCCTGGGCGATCAGCCGGCGCAGGTCGTGCTGGTAGATCGTGACGCCGTAGCGCTGCAGCTTGCGCATCAGCCAGCGCTCGGGGCCGTCGCGCTCCAGCAGGCCGATCAGGGCGTTCACGTCTTCGCGGCAACGGTCGCTGTGGTAGCGCACGATCACGGTGGCAGCGTCGTCGTTGTCGATCATCCGGAAGCGCTCGGCCGCGCTGCGGAACTGCATGGCCAGCGCCTTGTCTTCCCTGCTCACCTGCAGCCGCAGCAGCTCGCAGATGCCTTGCTGGTCGAGCGAGTGCGCATCGGCATAGAGCCGCTGGAAGTAGCGGCGCACACGTGCCACCGACAGCGGGTCGGGGTCGTCGGTGGCGGCCAGGTCGTCCCACACCTGGGTGCAGGCTTGCGCCGCCTGGCGCAGCAGGCCGGGTGGTGGCGCTTTGGGCGGCACGAACACGTGCACATCGCCAAAGGCCAACAAGCCTTCCCGATTGCAGCGGCCTGCGGCCTGCGCGACCGAATCAAGGCCGGTGACGGCACGGAAGACCACGGGGAAGTCGAAGTCGACGCCCGCCTCCACCAGGTTGGTGGCGACCACCCGCACGGGCTGTGGCTGCAGGCCTTGCGCCAGTGCCTGCCGGCGGGCGGCCAGCGCGGATTTGATGTCGGCGATCACCTCGCTGCGGTGCTGGGGGCACATCAGCGCCGAGAGGTGCCACAGCCCTGGCGTGGCGCAGCCGTCGTCTTCCTGCAGTTGCTGCCTGAGTGTGTCGTACAGCGTGCGGGCATCGGCCCGGCGCCCGACGATGGCCAGCGCCGCCTCCTGCTGCGCCACGGCCTGAGCGGTGACTTCCCAGGGCTGCGGCTGCTGCAGGTCGGCGGGCAGGTGCACCCGCACACGCTGCAGCGCGGCATACAGGGCCGGCTCGTCGTCGATGATGGCGGTGACTTCTTGCGGGCCATAGCCGCGCAGGCCACGGCCGCCAAAGTGGCGTTGTTCGGTCAGCGTGGGCTGGGTGGCAGTGCACAGCACCACCGTGGCGCCATGGTCGCGCACCAGCAGCCGCAGCACATCGACGATGGGCTGCAGGTAAGGCACGGGCAGCAGTTGCGCTTCGTCGATGACGATGACGCTGCCGCGCAGCCGGTGCAGCTTGCGGCAGCGTGAGGTGCGGCTGGCGAACAGGCTCTCGAACAGTTGCACGCTGGTGGTGACGATGACCGGGGCGTCCCAGTTCTCGCTGGCCAGCCGCGAGCGTGGCGTCTCCGAGGCTTCGTCGGGCTCCACCGCGTTGCTGTGGTGTTCCAGCACCACCCGCTCGGCCATGTCTGGCCCCAGCGCTGCAAACACGTCGCGGTAGACCTCGGCCGTCTGCTCGATGATGCTGGTGTAGGGGATGACCATCACCACGCGGCGCAGGCCGTGGCGTTGCGCGTGCGTCAGGGCAAAGGCCAGGCTGGCCAGGGTCTTGCCGCCACCGGTGGGCACCGTCAGGGTGTAGGTGCCCTGGGCGCCGCCGGCCTTATGGCGGCAGGCGGCCAGCACCTCGGCGCGGCGCTGGTTGACGGCGGCGTCGGCCCGGCCCGCGGCCGCCACCGCCGCCGCCTTGCGCGCCATGTAGGCATCGAAGGTGGCCAGCAGCGTGGCCATCGGGGGCATTGGCGCCTGCCGTGCCCGTGTGTGGTCGGGGCTGAAGAAGGCTTCCGTGTCCAGAAAGTCGGCATCGACCAGGGCCGAGAACAGCATGCGGGTCCACAGGGCCAGCCGACCGGGGATGTCCTCGGTACCGCTGCGCAAAGGGATGGGGATGGCGGCCAGGTCGGGCAGGCCGCAGGCAGGGGCCAGGATCTCCGGCTGCGGCTGGGCGGCCAGCGCTTCCTGCCATTCGCGCCGGGCGTCCGGTGCGCTCAGTCGCCCCTGCAAGCCGTCGTACCAATCAGCCAGCCCGGCGTGGTGGCCGGCGATCACGTACTGCAGCAGCCGGGCCACCAGCAGGCCACGCGGGCCGAACTGCTGCTGCAGCCACTGCGCGGCGTGCAAGGCGCCTGCGGCGGAGTGGGTCTTGTCGCTGCCCTGGGGCAGCCGGCCTTCGATGTGGGCCTCGGCCACCAGCCGGATGTAGCGCTGGAAGCCGACGCGGTACTTGCCCAGGTCGTGCCACACGCCCGCCAGCCGACCGCATGTCGCCAGACTCCGGTCTTCGCCGGATAGGAGAAGCGAGTCGAACGCCAGACTTCCGACTGCGTGCAAATGTTCGACCAAATCATGGTCGCCGCAATCACCGGTGCCTTTGTGAGCGAGAGCGCGGAAAGATGGCATCTCGTGCGGTGTGTTAGCGGCGGCCATCACAGCTTCGTGGATTGCGGTTGCCTGCTGTAGGTGTTGGTGGTGTTGAGGGATGGTAGCTACGGCTCACGCCGGCCGGCTGTCACTATTTGCCCCACGGCTCATCGTTTGATGCCACCGAGATCCAAGCCAAAGAACTCCTGGGGCTGGAATGTCCGGACACCGTCGGTGATCGGGGGTGCTCCTGCAGGTCCTCTGCCGCGCGCCTGCTGTGTGCCCAAGCGCATGGCCGTCGCGATCTCGCCGCCTCACCCCAACCCAAAACAACCCCCTTTGCCCCCCTCTTTTCCCGCCGTCTCCCCCCTCAAGTCCGTCGGAAGATGGCGCCGAGACTCCGGGAGCCCCGCATGATCCGATCCCTCTGGATCGCCAAGACCGGCATGGAAGCCCAGCAGATGCAGCTGGACAACGTGTCGCACAACCTGGCCAACGCTTCGACCAACGGCTACAAGCGCCAGCACGCCGTGTTCGAAGACTTGATGTACCAGAACCTGCGTCAGGCGGGCGCGGCCACGTCCGAGCAATCGCAGCTGCCCACGGGCCTGCAGGTGGGCCTGGGCGTGCGCACGGTGGCCACTTCGCGCAGCTTCAGCCAGGGCAACCTGCAGCAGACGCAGAACAACCTGGACATCGCGGTCAAGGGCAACGGCTTCTTCCAGATCCAGCTGCCCGACGGCACCACCGGCTACACGCGCGATGGTTCCTTCAAGGTCGATGCCAACGGCACCATGGTCACCAACAACGGCTACACGCTGCTGCCGGGCATCACCGTGCCGGCCAATGCCACGTCGCTCACCATCGCGCAGGACGGCACCGTCAGCGTGACCGTGCCCGGCCAGGTGGCGGCGCAGAACCTGGGGCAGCTGCAGCTGGCCAACTTCATCAACCCGCCGGGGCTGGAGCCGCTGGGCGGCAACCTGTATGCCGAGACGGCCGCCTCGGGCACGCCCAACGTGGGTGCGCCGGGCACTGAATCGCTAGGCACGCTGCAGCAGGGTTTCGTGGAAACCAGCAACGTGAACGTGGTGGAAGAGCTGGTGGCCATGATCGCCACGCAGCGCGCCTACGAACTCAATTCCAAGGCCATCAGCACCTCTGACCAGATGCTGGCCAAGCTGGGGCAGCTGTGATGAAGCTCGTGTTGCGCACCTTCACCCGCTTGGCCGTGCCGGCCGCCGCGCTGGCGGTGCTGGCCGGCTGCAGCCACATCAACGACTACCGCGTGCCGCCGGTCGACATCAATGCGCCGCCGCCGGTGCTGCCGGCCGCCACGCCGCAGGCCGAGGGCAGCAACGGTGCCATCTACCAGGCGGTGGCCTACCGCCCGCTGTTCGAAGACCACCGCGCCCGCCTGCCCGGCGACGTGCTCACGGTGCAGATCACCGAGAAGATCAGCGCCAGCCAAAGCTCCAACAGCACCATCGACAAGAAGACCTCGGTGGACGCGGGCGTGACCGCCATTCCGCTGATCTCGCCCAAGGCCCTGGCGCGTGCCAGCGCCACCGGCACCGGCAGCAACAAGTTCGATGGCAAGGGCTCCACCGACGCCAGCAACGACTTCTCCGGCACCATCACCGCCATCGTCACCGGCGTGCTGCCCAACGGCCACCTGCTGATCAGCGGCGAAAAGCAGATCGGCGTCAATGCCAACGTGGACGTGCTGCGCTTCTCGGGCCAGGTAGACCCGCGCGCCATCCGTTCGGGCAACACGGTGCAAAGCACGCAGATCGCCAACGTGCGGGTGGAACACCGCGGCAAGGGCCAGCAGGCCGATGCGCAGGTGATGGGCTGGCTGGGCCGCATCTTCCTGAGCGTGATGCCCATCTGACGGACCCGACCGATGCCCCTGACCATGATGCGCCTGCCCGCCCCCCGACGCCGCAGCGGCCCGCCGCCGGCCGATCTTCAAGACCGCGTGATGCGCGCCGTCGTCGCCGTGGCGGCGCTGCTGGCCAGCGCCGCACTGTGGTGGCCGGCCGCCGCCAGCGCAGCCCGCATCAAGGAAGTGGCCGCGGTGCAGGGCGTGCGCGCCAACCAGCTGGTGGGCTATGGCCTGGTGGTGGGCCTGGACGGCACCGGCGACCAGACCACGCAAACGCCCTTCACCACCCAAAGCCTGAACGCCATGCTGCAGCAGATGGGCGTGACGGTGCCCCCGGGCACCAGCATGCAGCTGAAGAACGTGGCCGCGGTGATGGTGACGGCCAGCCTGCCGCCGTTTGCGCAGCCGGGCCAGCAGATCGACGTCAACGTGTCGTCCATGGGCAATGCCAAGAGCCTGCGCGGCGGCACGCTGATCGCCACGCCGCTCAAGGGCGCCGATGGGCAGATCTATGCGCTGGCCCAGGGCAACCTGGTGGTGGGCGGTGCCGGCGCCTCGGCCGGTGGCTCCAAGGTACAGATCAACCACCTGTCGGCCGGCCGCGTGCCCGAAGGCGCCACGGTGGAGCGGGCCGTGGCCACGCCGCTGTCGCAGGCGGGCGACTTCATCCAGCTCGACCTCAACAGCGTGGACTTTGCGACCGCGCGCGAAGTGGCCAAGACCATCAACAAGGCCAAGGGCGAGGGCACGGCCCAGGCGCTGGACGGCCGCGTGGTGCGCGTGCGCACGCCGCAGGACGCCAATGCCCGCGTGTCCTTCCTGGCCGACATCGAGAACCTCTCGTTCGACCTGGCCAAGCCGGCGGCCAAGGTGGTGCTCAATGCCCGCACCGGTTCCATCGTGATGAACGAGGCGGTGACGCTGTCGGCCTGCGCGGTGGCGCATGGCAGCCTGTCGGTCACCATCAACAGCACGCCGGTGGTCAGCCAGCCCAATGCCTTCAGCCAGGGTGAAACCGTGGCCGGGCAGAAGAACGACATCGCCATCACCCAGCAGGGTGGCGCGCTGGTGCAGATGCCGGCCGGCACCAAGCTGGCTGATGTGGTGAAGGCCTTGAACGCGCTGGGCGCCACGCCGCAAGACTTGCTGGCCATCCTGCAGGCCATGAAGTCGGCCGGCGCGCTGAACGCCGAGCTTGAAGTGATCTGACGGAGCGCGCCGATGATCCCGACCTCTTCCGCCGGCCTGAGCACCGACCCGGCCTCGCTGGCCACGCTGCGCAACCAGGCCGCCACCGACCCCAAGTCGGCCACGCGCGAAGCGGCCAAGCAGTTCGAGTCGCTCTTCATGCAGGAGCTGCTGAAGAACATGCGCAACTCCACCATGCAGTCCGGCATGCTGGAGAACAGCGGCACCCAGATGGGCACCGAGATGCTGGATGCGCAGTACGCCAAGCAGCTCAGCGGTCTGCGCGGCGGCCTTGCCGACGTCATCGCCAAGCAGATCGAGCGGCAGATGGGCGTGCAGTCCACCGACGCCACCTCCAGCGCCGGCCTGGGCCCCACGCGGGCCGCGGCCATGGCGGCCTATGGCAGCGTGTCGGCCGTGGGCACCGACACGGCCACGCCCAAGGTGCAGCGCACCCCGCTGCGCCCGCCGGCCAGCGCGCAGGAATTCGTCGATCGGGTGACGGCCGATGCCAAGGCGGCCGAAGCCAGCACCGGCATTCCGGCGGCTTTCATGATCTCGCAGGCCGCGCTGGAAACCGGCTGGGGCAAGAAGGAGATCAAGATGGCCGATGGCTCCAATTCCTTCAACCTGTTCGGCATCAAGGCCGGCAGCAACTGGAAGGGGCCCACCACCGAGATCACCACCACCGAGTTCATCAACGGCAAGGCCACCAAGGTGAAGGCCAGCTTCCGCGCCTACTCCAGCTATGAAGAAGCCTTCAGCGACTACGCCAAGCTGATGAAGGAAAGCCCGCGCTACCAGAACGTGGTGGCCAGCGGCAGCTCGGCCCACGGCTTTGCCAACAGCCTGCAGAAAGCCGGCTACGCCACCGACCCGCAGTACGCCGAAAAGCTCGGCCGGGTGATCAACACGACGCTGCGCCTGCAGCGCGTGAACACCTGAAGGAGCCGGCACCATGGGAAGTGCGCTGCTGTCCATCGGCACGCGGGCCTTGACCGCGAACTACGCCAAGCTGCAGACCATCAGCAACAACATCTCCAACGCCAACGTCGCCGGTTATTCGCGGCAAGACGTGCTGCTGGAGACGAGCAAGGGCCAGTTCAGCGGCGCCGGTTTCTTCGGCAAAGGCGTGACGGTGGTCACCGTCACCCGCGCGGCCGACAAGTTCCTGACCGCCGAATCGGCCAGCACCAAGGCCACCGCGGCGATGGACTCGGCCCGCCTGGCGCAGCTGCAGGGGCTGGAGAACGTGTTTCCCACCGGCGAGGACGGCATCGGCTACTCGGCCAGCCAGTTCCTCAATGCCATGGTGGACCTGGCCAGCAACCCGCAGGACCTGTCGGCCCGGCAGGTGGTGCTGTCGCGCGCCACCGAGCTGGCCAGCCGCTTCGACAACGCGGCCACGCAGCTGGACACGCTGCAGGCCGGCGTCAGTGCCGATCTGAAGACCTCGGTGGACACCGTCAACCAGATCACCGCCAACATCGCGCGGGTGAACCAGGAGATCGCCAAGGTCAACGGCGTGGGCCACAGCGCCAACGACCTGCTGGACCAGCGCGACCAACTCATCTCGCAGCTCAGCCAGTTCGTGCAGGTGACCACGCTGCCGGCCGAAGATGGAACGCTGGGCGTGTTCATGGCGGGTGGCCAGCGGCTGGTGCTGGGCAACCAGGCCACCAACCTGGCGGTGGCGCCCGACACGATGGATTCGTCGCGCTCGGCCGTCGGCATCATGGAAGCGGGCGGCGGCCTGCGGCTGCTGTCGCAGGACACCTTCACCGGCGGTGAGATCGCCGGGCTGCTGCGCTTTCAGAACACCGACCTGGTGAGCGCCCGCACCGGCCTGGGCCAGATGGCGACGGCCATCTCCGCCCGCGTGAACGAGCAGCAGAGCCTGGGCCTGGACCTGCGCAATCCGCCCGGCAGCGGCGCGCCCATCTTTGCCGTCAGCGGCCCCACGGCCGGCAATGCCAGCACCAATGCCAAGGACGCGGCGGGCAACTTCCTGGGCAACGTGTCGCTCACCGTCACCGACGCCAGCCATCTGGAAGCCAGCGAGTACGACCTGGCCGCCGACCCCGCCAACGCCGGCAAATACCTGCTGACGCGCCGCTCCGACGGGCTGGTGCGCAGCATCAACAACGGCGACACCGTGGACGGCATGACCGTCAACGTCACCGGATCGCCGGCCGCTACCGACCGCTTCCTGCTGCAGCCGGTGACCCGCGCGGCCAACGGCATGAAGACGGTGCTGAGCGACCCCAAGGGCATTGCCGCCGCTTCGCCGGTGGCCGCCACCGTCAACGTCAACAACACCGGCACCGCCAAGGTCGATGCGTTGACCGTGGTCAACAACAGCATCAACCCGGCGGCCACGGCGTCCTTCACCTTCGGCGCGGTCAATGGCAGCGGGGTGGACTACAGCTGGTCGTTGTTCGACCCGGCCACCAACACCACCACCACCGGCACCGGCACCTGGCAGGCCAACCAGCCCATCTCGCTCAACGGCTTCGAGCTGCAGCTCAAGGGCGTGCCCACCAACGGCGACGTGATCACCGTGGCGCCCACGGAGTTTCCGGCCAGCAACAACGGCAATGCGCTGGCCATGGCCGCGCTGCGCGACGAGAAGCTGGTGGGCCAGCGGCTGAATGGCACCACACCGGCCGGTGGCAGCAACATCACCGACGCCTACGCCAGCCTGATGAGCAGCGTGGGCGTGGCGGTGCAGGGCGCCAAGACCTCGTCGCAGATCTCGTCGGGCGTGGCCAGCACGCTGGCGCAGCAGCTGGCTTCCAAGACCGGGGTGAACCTGGACGAAGAGGCCGCGCAGCTGATGCAGTTTCAGCAGAGCTACCAGGCCGCCGCCAAGATCCTGAGCACGGCGCAGCAGGTGTTCGACACGCTGCTGCGGGCCGCCGGCGCATGACCGCCGCCGCGGCGTTTGACG encodes the following:
- a CDS encoding CRISPR-associated endonuclease Cas3''; its protein translation is MAAANTPHEMPSFRALAHKGTGDCGDHDLVEHLHAVGSLAFDSLLLSGEDRSLATCGRLAGVWHDLGKYRVGFQRYIRLVAEAHIEGRLPQGSDKTHSAAGALHAAQWLQQQFGPRGLLVARLLQYVIAGHHAGLADWYDGLQGRLSAPDARREWQEALAAQPQPEILAPACGLPDLAAIPIPLRSGTEDIPGRLALWTRMLFSALVDADFLDTEAFFSPDHTRARQAPMPPMATLLATFDAYMARKAAAVAAAGRADAAVNQRRAEVLAACRHKAGGAQGTYTLTVPTGGGKTLASLAFALTHAQRHGLRRVVMVIPYTSIIEQTAEVYRDVFAALGPDMAERVVLEHHSNAVEPDEASETPRSRLASENWDAPVIVTTSVQLFESLFASRTSRCRKLHRLRGSVIVIDEAQLLPVPYLQPIVDVLRLLVRDHGATVVLCTATQPTLTEQRHFGGRGLRGYGPQEVTAIIDDEPALYAALQRVRVHLPADLQQPQPWEVTAQAVAQQEAALAIVGRRADARTLYDTLRQQLQEDDGCATPGLWHLSALMCPQHRSEVIADIKSALAARRQALAQGLQPQPVRVVATNLVEAGVDFDFPVVFRAVTGLDSVAQAAGRCNREGLLAFGDVHVFVPPKAPPPGLLRQAAQACTQVWDDLAATDDPDPLSVARVRRYFQRLYADAHSLDQQGICELLRLQVSREDKALAMQFRSAAERFRMIDNDDAATVIVRYHSDRCREDVNALIGLLERDGPERWLMRKLQRYGVTIYQHDLRRLIAQGDVREPVPGVYVQAESDVFYDRVLGVRVDGAPGDPVYVV
- the flgG gene encoding flagellar basal-body rod protein FlgG, whose product is MIRSLWIAKTGMEAQQMQLDNVSHNLANASTNGYKRQHAVFEDLMYQNLRQAGAATSEQSQLPTGLQVGLGVRTVATSRSFSQGNLQQTQNNLDIAVKGNGFFQIQLPDGTTGYTRDGSFKVDANGTMVTNNGYTLLPGITVPANATSLTIAQDGTVSVTVPGQVAAQNLGQLQLANFINPPGLEPLGGNLYAETAASGTPNVGAPGTESLGTLQQGFVETSNVNVVEELVAMIATQRAYELNSKAISTSDQMLAKLGQL
- a CDS encoding flagellar basal body L-ring protein FlgH; this encodes MKLVLRTFTRLAVPAAALAVLAGCSHINDYRVPPVDINAPPPVLPAATPQAEGSNGAIYQAVAYRPLFEDHRARLPGDVLTVQITEKISASQSSNSTIDKKTSVDAGVTAIPLISPKALARASATGTGSNKFDGKGSTDASNDFSGTITAIVTGVLPNGHLLISGEKQIGVNANVDVLRFSGQVDPRAIRSGNTVQSTQIANVRVEHRGKGQQADAQVMGWLGRIFLSVMPI
- a CDS encoding flagellar basal body P-ring protein FlgI produces the protein MPLTMMRLPAPRRRSGPPPADLQDRVMRAVVAVAALLASAALWWPAAASAARIKEVAAVQGVRANQLVGYGLVVGLDGTGDQTTQTPFTTQSLNAMLQQMGVTVPPGTSMQLKNVAAVMVTASLPPFAQPGQQIDVNVSSMGNAKSLRGGTLIATPLKGADGQIYALAQGNLVVGGAGASAGGSKVQINHLSAGRVPEGATVERAVATPLSQAGDFIQLDLNSVDFATAREVAKTINKAKGEGTAQALDGRVVRVRTPQDANARVSFLADIENLSFDLAKPAAKVVLNARTGSIVMNEAVTLSACAVAHGSLSVTINSTPVVSQPNAFSQGETVAGQKNDIAITQQGGALVQMPAGTKLADVVKALNALGATPQDLLAILQAMKSAGALNAELEVI
- the flgJ gene encoding flagellar assembly peptidoglycan hydrolase FlgJ; the encoded protein is MIPTSSAGLSTDPASLATLRNQAATDPKSATREAAKQFESLFMQELLKNMRNSTMQSGMLENSGTQMGTEMLDAQYAKQLSGLRGGLADVIAKQIERQMGVQSTDATSSAGLGPTRAAAMAAYGSVSAVGTDTATPKVQRTPLRPPASAQEFVDRVTADAKAAEASTGIPAAFMISQAALETGWGKKEIKMADGSNSFNLFGIKAGSNWKGPTTEITTTEFINGKATKVKASFRAYSSYEEAFSDYAKLMKESPRYQNVVASGSSAHGFANSLQKAGYATDPQYAEKLGRVINTTLRLQRVNT
- the flgK gene encoding flagellar hook-associated protein FlgK gives rise to the protein MGSALLSIGTRALTANYAKLQTISNNISNANVAGYSRQDVLLETSKGQFSGAGFFGKGVTVVTVTRAADKFLTAESASTKATAAMDSARLAQLQGLENVFPTGEDGIGYSASQFLNAMVDLASNPQDLSARQVVLSRATELASRFDNAATQLDTLQAGVSADLKTSVDTVNQITANIARVNQEIAKVNGVGHSANDLLDQRDQLISQLSQFVQVTTLPAEDGTLGVFMAGGQRLVLGNQATNLAVAPDTMDSSRSAVGIMEAGGGLRLLSQDTFTGGEIAGLLRFQNTDLVSARTGLGQMATAISARVNEQQSLGLDLRNPPGSGAPIFAVSGPTAGNASTNAKDAAGNFLGNVSLTVTDASHLEASEYDLAADPANAGKYLLTRRSDGLVRSINNGDTVDGMTVNVTGSPAATDRFLLQPVTRAANGMKTVLSDPKGIAAASPVAATVNVNNTGTAKVDALTVVNNSINPAATASFTFGAVNGSGVDYSWSLFDPATNTTTTGTGTWQANQPISLNGFELQLKGVPTNGDVITVAPTEFPASNNGNALAMAALRDEKLVGQRLNGTTPAGGSNITDAYASLMSSVGVAVQGAKTSSQISSGVASTLAQQLASKTGVNLDEEAAQLMQFQQSYQAAAKILSTAQQVFDTLLRAAGA